A genomic stretch from Bacillus sp. N1-1 includes:
- a CDS encoding proline--tRNA ligase codes for MKQSKYFNPTLRDNPADAEIKSHQLLVRAGFMRQNASGIYSYLPLGKKVLMKIEEVIRKELDGVGAQELLMPAIQPAELWQETGRWDVYGPELMRLKDRHGRPFALGATHEELITSLVRDELKSYKQLPVTLYQIQTKYRDERRPRFGLLRGREFIMKDAYSFHSSDEQLDEAYQMMHSAYSRIFTTLGLNFRPVVADSGAMGGKDTEEFMALSSVGEDTIAYSDSSDYAANIEMAEVHVTYQKPDEAEASLTEGEGEASADRQIHATLLKVQEETILVLVRGDHQLNDIKVKNLFGTDMVEVINEEVDVKTFSGKIMADHGVSSIVNGSLTGKHAYQNVNPERDLDIERYEDLRFIQEGDPSPDGNGTIVFAEGIEIGQVFKLGTKYSETMGASYLDEGGKAKPMIMGCYGIGVSRTLAAIAEQNADDNGLRWPLAVTPFDVHLITINVKDDEQTALSDRLYGTLREERYDVLYDDRKERAGVKFKDADLIGLPIRVIVGKKANEKIVEVKRRDTGESMEVPVNDLNKTIQQLLTQMN; via the coding sequence ATGAAACAATCAAAATACTTTAATCCAACCCTTCGTGACAATCCAGCTGATGCAGAAATTAAAAGTCATCAGCTCCTTGTCCGAGCGGGTTTTATGCGTCAAAATGCGTCAGGTATTTATTCATACCTTCCATTAGGCAAAAAAGTATTAATGAAAATCGAAGAAGTAATTCGTAAAGAGCTCGATGGAGTTGGGGCGCAGGAGCTCTTAATGCCAGCGATTCAGCCAGCTGAATTGTGGCAGGAAACAGGTCGATGGGATGTTTATGGACCTGAATTAATGCGATTAAAAGATCGTCACGGACGACCATTCGCACTTGGGGCAACGCATGAAGAATTAATTACGAGTCTTGTTCGAGATGAGCTAAAATCGTACAAGCAGTTGCCTGTTACGTTATATCAGATTCAAACAAAGTATCGCGATGAGCGTCGTCCTCGCTTTGGATTGCTGCGTGGCAGAGAATTTATTATGAAAGATGCTTACTCTTTCCATTCTTCTGATGAGCAGCTTGATGAGGCATATCAGATGATGCATAGCGCGTATAGCCGTATCTTCACAACACTTGGTTTAAACTTCCGTCCAGTTGTGGCCGATTCTGGAGCAATGGGTGGAAAAGATACAGAAGAATTTATGGCACTTTCTAGCGTTGGAGAAGATACGATTGCATACAGCGACTCCTCGGATTATGCTGCTAATATTGAGATGGCAGAGGTCCACGTTACTTATCAGAAACCAGATGAGGCAGAAGCTTCTTTAACTGAAGGAGAAGGTGAAGCTTCAGCAGATCGCCAAATTCATGCAACCCTACTTAAAGTACAAGAGGAAACAATTCTTGTTCTAGTAAGAGGCGATCATCAATTAAATGACATTAAGGTGAAAAACCTTTTTGGCACCGATATGGTGGAAGTAATAAACGAAGAAGTAGATGTGAAAACATTTAGTGGAAAGATTATGGCCGATCATGGCGTTAGTTCGATTGTAAATGGCTCTTTAACTGGTAAGCATGCTTACCAAAATGTGAATCCGGAGCGTGACCTTGATATCGAACGTTATGAAGACCTTCGCTTTATTCAAGAAGGAGATCCATCTCCTGATGGGAACGGTACGATTGTATTTGCAGAAGGCATTGAAATTGGACAGGTATTTAAACTTGGTACAAAATATAGTGAAACAATGGGCGCGTCTTACCTTGACGAAGGTGGAAAAGCGAAACCGATGATCATGGGCTGTTACGGCATCGGAGTCTCAAGAACGCTCGCAGCTATTGCTGAACAAAATGCAGATGACAATGGACTTAGATGGCCACTAGCTGTGACCCCGTTTGATGTTCATTTGATTACGATTAATGTGAAAGATGATGAGCAGACAGCTTTATCTGATCGTCTTTATGGTACGTTGCGTGAAGAGCGCTACGATGTTCTTTACGACGATCGCAAAGAGCGTGCGGGCGTTAAGTTTAAAGATGCCGACCTCATCGGACTTCCGATAAGAGTGATCGTAGGTAAGAAAGCTAATGAAAAGATAGTCGAAGTAAAGCGAAGAGATACTGGTGAGTCGATGGAAGTTCCAGTTAATGACTTGAACAAGACAATCCAGCAGCTTTTAACACAAATGAACTAA
- a CDS encoding PolC-type DNA polymerase III, with translation MDQDLNIRKERLQLLLQQISVPEKFVDYFKDGYISKLTVYKETRKWHFDFHFPDVLPFHVYELFRSRLQDGLKHIAEVTYSIATDSGGNEELAMAYWENVAELMQDHSASLTNVLKKQTPKISGNKLIVTVRNETEAAIARRKLAAPLADCYTNAGFPKYMLEVEVKASEQDYQKFVEQKQQEDQSKMMEALIEKEKADKSSSKNVPDSLVIGYKIKEDPVPIETIQDEERRIAVQGYVFHAETKELRSGRTLLTFKITDYTDSILVKMFSRDKEDVPILEAVRKGIWVKVRGGIQNDTFVRDLVMIGNDLTEIKPDLRQDEAPEDEKRIELHAHTQMSQMDAVSTAGGLISQAAKWGHPAIAITDHNVVQSFPDAYAAGQKHGVKVIYGLEADLVDDGVPMAYNEADRDLETGTYIVFDVETTGLSAVYNKIIELAAVKLKDGEIVDKFERFANPHHPLSSTTIELTGITDDMVTNAPEIEDVIKDFHEFMGDDILVAHNASFDMGFLNVGLRNAGLGEATNPVIDTLELARFLYPEMRNHRLNTLCKKFDIDLTQHHRAIYDAEATGYLLWKLVKDALEREITNHNMLNDNMGQTGFQRTRPSHTIILAKNDVGLKNLFKLVSLSHIDYFYRSARIPRSKLEKYREGLLIGSGCDKGEVFEGMMQKSPEEVEDIAKFYDYLEVQPPQNYMHLIEKELVQDEMALREIIGKIVKLGEKLNKPVVATGNVHYLEPEDHIYRKILIKAQAGNPLNRQTLPQVHFRTTNEMLDCFHFLGAEKAKEIVVQKPQVVADLIDDIKPIKDDLFTPRIEGADEEMRQMSYGMARSIYGDELPTIVEERLEKELKSIIGHGFAVIYLISHKLVKKSLNDGYLVGSRGSVGSSFVATMTEITEVNPLPPHYVCPSCKKSQFFDDGSVGSGFDLPDKNCEDCNIPLTKDGHDIPFETFLGFKGDKVPDIDLNFSGEYQPRAHNYTKELFGEDNVFRAGTIGTVAEKTAYGYVKGYMGDHDLHYRGAEIDRLVSGCTGVKRTSGQHPGGIIVVPDYMDIYDFSPIQFPADDKTSAWKTTHFDFHSIHDNLLKLDILGHDDPTVIRMLQDLSGIDPKTIPTDDAEVMKLFSGTESLGVTQDQIMCKTGTYGIPEFGTRFVRQMLEDTKPSTFSELVQISGLSHGTDVWLGNAQELIQAGTCNLSEVIGCRDDIMVYLIYKGLDPSLAFKIMEFVRKGKGLQEEWVAEMKKHDVPDWYIDSCLKIKYMFPKAHAAAYVLMAVRIAYFKVHHPILFYAAYLTVRADDFDIDTMAKGSNAIRAKIEEINEKGLDASPKEKNLLTVMEIALEMSERGLRMQKVDLYRSKAAEFVVDGDSLIPPFNSLPGVGTNAAINIENAKEAGEFLSKEDLQQRSKISKTVLEYLDDHGCLEGLPDANQLSLF, from the coding sequence ATGGACCAGGATTTAAACATACGGAAAGAACGTCTCCAGCTGCTCCTTCAACAAATATCGGTTCCAGAAAAATTCGTTGACTACTTCAAGGATGGGTACATTTCAAAGTTAACGGTCTATAAAGAAACGAGGAAGTGGCATTTTGACTTTCACTTTCCAGACGTTCTTCCTTTTCATGTATACGAGCTATTTCGCAGTCGTTTGCAGGATGGATTAAAGCACATTGCCGAAGTGACCTATAGCATTGCTACGGACTCAGGAGGAAATGAAGAACTTGCCATGGCTTACTGGGAAAACGTTGCGGAACTAATGCAGGATCATTCTGCGTCCTTAACCAACGTTTTAAAAAAGCAGACTCCGAAAATTAGTGGCAATAAGCTAATCGTTACGGTACGAAATGAAACAGAAGCAGCGATTGCTAGAAGAAAATTAGCAGCACCGCTAGCTGACTGTTACACAAATGCCGGCTTTCCGAAATACATGCTTGAAGTAGAAGTGAAAGCTTCTGAGCAGGATTACCAGAAGTTTGTTGAACAAAAGCAACAAGAAGATCAATCCAAAATGATGGAAGCTTTGATTGAAAAAGAAAAAGCAGATAAATCTTCAAGCAAGAACGTGCCGGATTCACTTGTCATTGGGTACAAAATTAAAGAAGATCCCGTGCCAATCGAAACGATTCAGGATGAAGAACGTCGTATCGCTGTTCAAGGTTATGTTTTCCACGCCGAAACGAAGGAACTTAGAAGTGGTCGAACATTATTAACCTTTAAAATAACGGATTATACGGATTCAATTCTAGTTAAAATGTTCTCTCGTGATAAAGAAGATGTGCCGATTTTAGAAGCTGTTCGAAAAGGCATCTGGGTGAAGGTTCGCGGTGGCATTCAAAATGATACGTTCGTTCGTGATCTTGTCATGATTGGGAATGATTTAACGGAAATCAAACCTGACTTGCGACAGGACGAGGCACCTGAAGATGAGAAACGAATTGAACTGCATGCGCATACGCAAATGAGTCAAATGGATGCGGTTAGTACAGCTGGAGGGTTGATCTCTCAGGCAGCTAAATGGGGACATCCAGCGATTGCAATTACAGATCATAATGTTGTTCAATCATTTCCTGATGCTTACGCTGCTGGTCAAAAGCATGGCGTTAAAGTTATTTATGGTCTTGAAGCTGATCTTGTCGATGATGGTGTCCCGATGGCGTACAATGAAGCAGATCGAGATCTTGAAACAGGTACTTACATCGTTTTTGACGTTGAAACGACCGGGCTGTCCGCTGTTTACAACAAAATCATCGAACTGGCAGCTGTAAAACTAAAAGATGGTGAAATTGTTGACAAATTTGAGCGATTTGCAAATCCGCATCATCCGCTTTCTTCAACAACAATTGAACTAACGGGTATTACCGACGATATGGTGACGAATGCACCTGAGATTGAAGATGTGATCAAAGATTTTCATGAATTCATGGGAGATGATATTCTCGTTGCCCATAATGCTAGCTTTGATATGGGGTTCTTAAATGTTGGGTTACGTAATGCCGGTTTAGGCGAAGCGACTAACCCGGTTATCGATACGCTCGAATTGGCTCGTTTTCTTTATCCTGAAATGCGTAATCACCGATTAAACACGCTATGTAAAAAGTTTGATATTGATCTTACTCAACATCACCGAGCGATTTATGATGCGGAAGCTACAGGATATTTATTATGGAAGCTAGTGAAGGATGCTCTCGAGCGTGAGATAACGAATCACAATATGCTAAATGACAATATGGGCCAAACCGGTTTTCAGCGTACCCGTCCGTCTCATACCATTATTTTGGCGAAAAATGATGTTGGGTTAAAGAACTTATTTAAGCTTGTTTCGCTATCGCATATCGATTATTTTTATCGAAGCGCTCGGATACCGCGTTCTAAGCTGGAGAAGTACCGAGAAGGCCTGCTTATTGGTTCTGGATGTGATAAAGGGGAAGTATTCGAAGGGATGATGCAAAAGTCTCCTGAAGAAGTTGAGGACATAGCGAAGTTCTATGATTACCTCGAAGTTCAGCCTCCTCAAAATTATATGCATTTAATTGAGAAAGAACTTGTTCAAGATGAAATGGCTTTAAGAGAGATTATCGGTAAAATTGTAAAGCTTGGTGAGAAATTGAATAAACCCGTCGTAGCGACTGGGAATGTACACTATCTTGAGCCAGAAGATCATATTTACCGAAAGATTTTAATTAAAGCCCAGGCGGGTAACCCGTTAAATCGTCAAACGCTTCCGCAAGTTCACTTTAGAACGACGAACGAAATGCTCGATTGCTTCCATTTCCTTGGTGCAGAAAAAGCGAAGGAGATCGTCGTTCAGAAGCCACAAGTAGTGGCTGATTTAATCGATGACATTAAACCGATAAAAGACGATCTTTTCACACCTCGAATTGAAGGTGCTGATGAAGAAATGCGTCAAATGAGCTACGGTATGGCTAGAAGTATATATGGCGATGAGCTTCCTACTATTGTTGAAGAAAGACTTGAAAAAGAGCTAAAGAGTATTATCGGTCACGGGTTTGCTGTTATCTATCTTATTTCTCATAAGCTTGTAAAAAAGTCGTTAAACGACGGCTATCTAGTAGGATCTCGTGGTTCAGTAGGGTCCTCTTTTGTGGCGACCATGACAGAAATTACGGAAGTTAACCCATTGCCGCCGCATTACGTCTGTCCTTCTTGTAAGAAATCGCAGTTCTTTGATGATGGGTCAGTAGGATCAGGGTTCGATCTTCCTGATAAAAACTGTGAAGATTGTAATATTCCTCTTACAAAAGATGGTCACGACATTCCCTTTGAAACGTTCCTTGGGTTTAAAGGCGATAAGGTACCCGATATTGATTTGAACTTCTCAGGTGAATATCAGCCTCGTGCTCATAACTACACGAAGGAACTGTTCGGGGAAGACAATGTGTTTCGTGCAGGAACAATTGGTACTGTTGCTGAGAAAACGGCGTATGGCTATGTAAAGGGATATATGGGTGATCATGATCTTCACTATCGAGGAGCTGAGATTGATCGTCTCGTATCAGGGTGTACAGGCGTGAAACGGACTTCAGGGCAGCACCCGGGTGGAATTATCGTTGTGCCAGACTATATGGATATTTATGATTTTTCACCAATTCAATTCCCAGCAGATGATAAAACGTCCGCATGGAAAACAACGCATTTTGATTTCCATTCCATTCATGATAATCTTCTGAAGCTTGATATCCTTGGACACGATGATCCGACGGTTATTCGCATGCTTCAAGATTTAAGTGGCATTGATCCGAAAACAATACCGACTGATGATGCAGAAGTTATGAAGCTCTTTAGCGGAACCGAGTCTCTTGGCGTTACACAAGATCAGATTATGTGTAAAACAGGAACTTACGGTATTCCGGAATTCGGAACACGTTTTGTTCGTCAAATGCTTGAGGATACGAAACCAAGCACTTTCTCTGAACTTGTTCAGATCTCAGGTCTATCGCATGGTACCGATGTATGGTTAGGAAATGCGCAAGAGCTCATCCAAGCTGGGACATGTAACTTAAGTGAAGTAATTGGTTGTCGTGATGATATTATGGTTTACTTGATTTATAAAGGTCTTGATCCGTCGCTTGCGTTTAAAATCATGGAGTTCGTACGAAAAGGGAAAGGACTTCAGGAAGAATGGGTAGCGGAAATGAAGAAGCATGATGTTCCTGACTGGTACATTGATTCTTGTTTGAAAATCAAGTATATGTTCCCGAAAGCTCACGCAGCTGCGTATGTATTAATGGCTGTTCGGATTGCTTATTTCAAAGTGCATCATCCGATTCTTTTCTATGCTGCTTATCTAACGGTAAGGGCAGATGATTTTGATATCGATACAATGGCAAAAGGATCGAATGCAATTCGAGCGAAAATCGAAGAGATTAACGAAAAGGGACTTGATGCATCACCAAAAGAGAAAAACCTCTTAACAGTGATGGAGATTGCGCTCGAAATGTCAGAGCGCGGTCTTCGTATGCAGAAGGTTGACCTTTACCGATCAAAAGCTGCTGAATTTGTCGTTGACGGGGATTCGCTCATCCCTCCGTTCAATTCTCTACCGGGCGTTGGAACGAATGCTGCAATCAATATTGAAAACGCCAAAGAAGCCGGTGAGTTTCTTTCTAAAGAAGATTTACAGCAGCGAAGCAAGATTTCGAAGACAGTGCTAGAATATCTAGATGATCATGGATGTCTTGAAGGACTTCCAGATGCTAACCAGCTTAGCTTATTCTAA
- the rimP gene encoding ribosome maturation factor RimP produces the protein MNENVITVTEELVKPIVDEMNLELVDIEFTQEGKNWFLRVYVDSPRGVDIEECGTISEKLSEQLDKHDPITQPYFLEVSSPGAERPLKKKTDFEKAVGKQVYMTTYEPIDGEKSFEGKLSDFDGETVVIEQRVKTRIKKVELPYEKVASARLAVVF, from the coding sequence ATGAATGAAAATGTGATTACGGTTACTGAAGAACTAGTAAAACCAATAGTAGATGAAATGAACCTGGAACTTGTAGACATAGAATTCACGCAGGAAGGCAAGAATTGGTTTCTCCGTGTCTATGTCGATTCTCCTCGAGGTGTTGATATTGAGGAGTGCGGGACAATTAGCGAAAAGCTAAGTGAACAGCTAGATAAACATGATCCAATTACACAACCTTATTTCCTCGAAGTTTCTTCTCCGGGGGCAGAGCGTCCGCTGAAGAAAAAGACTGATTTCGAGAAAGCGGTTGGAAAACAAGTCTATATGACAACTTACGAACCAATAGATGGAGAGAAAAGCTTTGAAGGTAAGCTTTCTGATTTTGATGGTGAAACGGTTGTGATTGAACAGCGAGTGAAAACGAGAATTAAAAAGGTAGAATTACCTTATGAAAAAGTAGCAAGCGCAAGGCTTGCGGTTGTTTTTTAA
- the nusA gene encoding transcription termination factor NusA yields the protein MKSSELLDALTILEKEKGISKDIIVEAIEAALISAYKRNFHQAQNVRVDFNQDTGSIRVFARKDVVEEVEDSRLEISLEDAKDIDRQYELEDIVEIEVTPRNFGRIAAQTAKQVVTQRVREAERGIIFSEFIEREDDIMTGIVQRQDHRFIYVDLGRIEALLPAGEQMPNETYHSHDRIKVYVTKVEKTTKGPQVMVSRTHPGLLKRLFELEVPEIFDGTVEVKSISREAGDRSKIAVHAEDPEVDPVGSCVGQRGQRVQAIVNELKGEKIDIVSWSEDIVEYVANALSPSKVLKVNVDEENKMTQVIVPDYQLSLAIGKRGQNARLAAKLTGWKIDIKSQSEAEELGIYSADEAPLFEENDAEDSDLD from the coding sequence ATGAAGAGTAGTGAGTTATTAGATGCGCTAACCATTCTTGAAAAAGAAAAAGGCATCAGCAAGGATATTATCGTTGAGGCGATTGAAGCAGCGCTTATTTCGGCGTACAAGCGAAACTTCCATCAGGCACAAAATGTAAGAGTCGATTTTAATCAGGACACTGGTTCGATCCGAGTATTTGCTCGAAAAGATGTCGTAGAAGAAGTGGAAGATTCTCGTCTTGAGATCTCACTCGAAGATGCGAAAGACATTGATCGTCAATATGAATTAGAAGATATCGTGGAAATCGAAGTAACGCCTCGTAATTTCGGTCGTATCGCAGCTCAAACAGCGAAACAAGTTGTTACTCAACGTGTCCGTGAAGCAGAACGTGGGATCATATTTAGCGAATTTATTGAACGCGAAGACGATATCATGACCGGAATTGTTCAGCGTCAAGATCATCGTTTTATTTATGTTGACCTCGGTCGAATCGAAGCACTTCTCCCTGCAGGTGAACAAATGCCGAATGAAACGTATCATTCTCATGATCGTATTAAGGTATATGTGACGAAAGTTGAAAAAACAACCAAAGGGCCACAGGTGATGGTTTCAAGAACTCATCCTGGTCTTCTTAAGCGTTTATTTGAACTTGAAGTGCCAGAAATTTTTGACGGCACAGTAGAAGTGAAGTCAATTTCACGTGAAGCCGGCGATCGATCAAAAATTGCCGTTCATGCGGAAGATCCTGAAGTGGATCCAGTTGGCTCTTGTGTAGGTCAACGCGGTCAACGAGTTCAGGCAATCGTAAATGAGCTTAAAGGCGAGAAAATCGATATTGTCAGCTGGTCGGAGGATATCGTGGAATATGTAGCAAATGCTCTTAGTCCTTCAAAAGTACTTAAAGTAAATGTAGATGAAGAAAACAAAATGACTCAGGTTATCGTACCAGACTATCAGCTCTCGCTTGCGATCGGGAAGCGCGGTCAAAACGCCCGTCTAGCAGCAAAGCTGACAGGATGGAAAATTGATATTAAGAGTCAATCTGAAGCAGAAGAGCTCGGCATCTATAGTGCTGACGAAGCTCCTCTTTTTGAGGAAAATGACGCTGAAGATTCAGACCTAGATTAA
- a CDS encoding YlxR family protein yields the protein MQKRKIPMRKCVACQEMKPKKELVRIVRSPEGVISIDQTGKKNGRGAYLCNKEECFTLAKKRNSLAAHLKAEVTEDIYADLAESRSN from the coding sequence GTGCAAAAACGTAAAATTCCGATGAGAAAATGTGTCGCCTGTCAAGAAATGAAGCCAAAAAAAGAGCTCGTTCGAATTGTTCGTTCGCCTGAAGGGGTTATATCTATCGACCAAACGGGTAAAAAGAATGGACGAGGGGCATACCTTTGCAACAAAGAAGAGTGTTTTACTCTTGCTAAAAAGCGAAATTCTTTAGCGGCTCATCTAAAAGCAGAAGTGACGGAAGACATTTATGCTGACCTCGCAGAATCGCGGTCAAACTAA
- a CDS encoding YlxQ family RNA-binding protein, protein MNNKNWESLLGLAQRAGKVVSGEELVVKEIQRKSARLVLIANDASDNTRKKITDKATTYKVPVCFVTGRYELGHAIGKVQRVTIAVTDAGFAKKLHAMLDQ, encoded by the coding sequence ATGAACAACAAGAATTGGGAGTCACTTCTAGGACTTGCTCAGCGTGCTGGCAAAGTTGTGTCTGGAGAAGAACTTGTGGTGAAGGAAATTCAGCGCAAGAGTGCCAGACTCGTTTTAATAGCGAATGACGCATCTGACAACACGAGAAAGAAAATTACGGATAAAGCAACTACTTATAAAGTCCCAGTATGTTTTGTTACAGGGCGCTATGAACTTGGTCATGCAATTGGCAAAGTTCAACGAGTCACGATAGCCGTTACTGATGCAGGGTTTGCGAAGAAACTTCACGCGATGCTCGATCAATAA
- the infB gene encoding translation initiation factor IF-2, whose amino-acid sequence MSKMRIHEYAKEHNTTSKDVIEKLTSMNITVKNHMSVIDDQAMAKLNNDSKQSKKGSDKNSMENKNNRNNPKANANQKNSKSAPNRRGGRRPNRRGKGQPPKNTAAPRRLPSKVTFIGSLTVGQLAEKLGKDASELIKKLMGLGVMATINQELDKDTMELICDDYGVKVEEEELFEVTDLDNYTSEDEEGKLVERPAVVTIMGHVDHGKTTLLDGIRDTKVTQGEAGGITQHIGAYQIEENNKKITFLDTPGHAAFTTMRARGAKVTDITVLVVAADDGVMPQTVEAINHAKAAEVPIIVAVNKMDKEGANPDRVMQELTEYELVSEAWGGDTIFVNLSAIKREGIDNLLETILLISEVEEFKANPNKLATGTVIEAQLDKGRGPVATLLVQEGTLKVGDPVVVGNTFGRVRAMVNDLGKRVETAAPSTPVEVTGLSDVPNAGDRFVAFEDEKTARQVGEARNQQQIEAQRKESSKMNLDDLFEKIQQGDVKDINVIVKADVQGSVEALAGSLQKIEVEGVKINIIHTAVGAITESDIILASASNAIIIGFNVRPDSNAKKVADSEQVEIRLHRVIYTAIEEIESAMKGMLDPVYEEKVIGQAEVRETFKVSKVGTIAGSYVTEGKITRNSGVRVIRDGIVVFEGEVDTLKRFKDDAKEVAKGYECGITLAKFNDVKEGDIIEAYIMEEVKPK is encoded by the coding sequence ATGAGTAAGATGCGAATTCATGAGTATGCAAAAGAACATAATACTACTAGTAAGGATGTTATCGAAAAGTTAACAAGCATGAATATTACGGTAAAAAATCATATGTCTGTGATTGATGATCAGGCGATGGCTAAGCTTAATAACGATTCGAAACAATCCAAAAAGGGAAGCGACAAAAACAGTATGGAAAATAAAAACAATCGAAACAACCCAAAAGCAAATGCAAATCAAAAGAATAGCAAAAGCGCGCCAAATCGTCGCGGTGGACGTCGTCCAAACCGCCGTGGGAAAGGACAACCTCCTAAAAACACGGCTGCTCCAAGAAGACTGCCTTCTAAAGTAACCTTTATTGGTTCACTTACAGTTGGCCAACTTGCTGAAAAGCTAGGTAAAGATGCTTCTGAATTAATTAAAAAGCTAATGGGTCTAGGTGTAATGGCTACAATTAACCAGGAACTAGACAAAGATACTATGGAGCTCATTTGTGATGATTACGGTGTTAAAGTTGAAGAAGAAGAGCTGTTCGAAGTAACAGATCTTGATAATTACACAAGTGAAGACGAAGAAGGTAAGCTTGTTGAGCGTCCTGCAGTTGTGACGATCATGGGTCACGTTGACCACGGTAAAACAACGCTACTTGACGGAATTCGCGATACAAAAGTAACGCAGGGTGAAGCTGGCGGTATTACACAGCACATCGGGGCTTATCAAATTGAAGAAAACAATAAGAAAATTACGTTCCTTGATACTCCTGGACACGCAGCATTTACTACAATGCGCGCACGTGGAGCAAAAGTAACGGATATCACGGTTCTTGTTGTTGCAGCGGATGACGGCGTTATGCCACAAACGGTTGAAGCCATTAACCATGCAAAAGCAGCAGAAGTGCCAATTATCGTTGCAGTTAATAAGATGGATAAAGAAGGAGCAAATCCTGATCGCGTTATGCAGGAACTAACTGAGTATGAACTTGTTTCTGAAGCATGGGGTGGCGATACAATTTTCGTGAACCTTTCTGCTATTAAGCGTGAAGGAATTGACAATCTTCTTGAGACGATCCTCTTGATCTCAGAAGTAGAAGAGTTTAAAGCAAACCCTAATAAGCTTGCTACAGGTACAGTAATTGAAGCGCAGCTAGATAAAGGGCGCGGACCAGTTGCTACACTTCTTGTTCAAGAAGGTACGCTAAAAGTTGGTGATCCTGTCGTAGTTGGTAACACGTTTGGTCGTGTTCGTGCGATGGTCAACGATCTTGGTAAGCGTGTCGAAACAGCTGCACCTTCTACGCCTGTCGAAGTGACTGGTTTGAGTGACGTTCCAAATGCGGGAGATCGCTTTGTGGCATTTGAAGACGAGAAAACAGCACGTCAAGTTGGGGAAGCGCGTAATCAGCAGCAAATTGAAGCTCAGCGTAAAGAATCTTCAAAAATGAATTTGGATGATTTATTTGAAAAGATTCAGCAAGGCGATGTGAAAGATATCAATGTTATCGTGAAAGCTGATGTACAGGGTTCTGTTGAGGCACTTGCTGGCTCACTTCAGAAGATTGAAGTAGAAGGTGTGAAGATCAACATTATTCATACAGCTGTTGGTGCGATTACAGAATCAGATATAATTCTTGCTTCTGCTTCTAATGCGATCATTATCGGATTTAACGTACGTCCTGATTCAAATGCGAAGAAAGTCGCTGATTCTGAGCAAGTAGAAATTCGCTTGCATCGCGTTATCTATACAGCGATTGAAGAAATCGAATCGGCAATGAAAGGAATGCTTGATCCAGTTTATGAAGAAAAAGTAATTGGTCAAGCTGAAGTACGTGAAACGTTTAAAGTTTCTAAAGTAGGTACAATTGCAGGATCTTACGTAACAGAAGGTAAAATCACACGTAATTCTGGCGTTCGTGTTATCCGTGACGGAATTGTCGTATTCGAAGGTGAAGTAGATACACTGAAACGCTTCAAAGACGATGCGAAAGAAGTGGCAAAAGGATACGAATGTGGTATTACTCTTGCAAAGTTCAATGATGTAAAAGAAGGCGACATTATTGAAGCCTATATCATGGAGGAAGTAAAGCCTAAGTGA
- a CDS encoding DUF503 family protein: protein MIGYVECECIIYDAQSLKEKRAVLQSVISRLKHNNLAISELDSQDLWQHTVIGIVTTASSKTACERELQRAISLIDSRPDIELTRATYEWL from the coding sequence GTGATTGGATACGTCGAATGTGAATGCATCATTTACGATGCGCAATCTTTGAAGGAAAAAAGAGCTGTGCTTCAGTCGGTGATAAGCCGACTGAAGCACAATAATCTTGCAATTTCTGAGCTTGATAGCCAGGATCTTTGGCAACATACTGTGATCGGTATTGTCACAACGGCTTCAAGCAAAACGGCCTGTGAGCGTGAGCTTCAGCGTGCCATTTCATTGATTGACTCACGTCCTGATATCGAACTCACTCGAGCAACTTATGAGTGGCTTTAG
- the rbfA gene encoding 30S ribosome-binding factor RbfA, with protein MSNVRANRVGEQMKKELGDIISRKIKDPRVGFVTVTAVEVTNDLQQATVFITVLGDEEKKEATLNGLAKATGFIRSEIGKRIRLRKTPEIYFEFDESIDYGNKIERLLADLNQADE; from the coding sequence ATGAGTAATGTTCGCGCAAATCGTGTTGGTGAACAGATGAAGAAAGAACTTGGTGATATAATCAGCAGGAAGATTAAAGACCCGCGCGTAGGTTTCGTTACAGTAACAGCAGTCGAAGTTACGAATGATCTACAGCAAGCAACGGTATTTATTACTGTCCTTGGTGACGAAGAGAAGAAAGAAGCAACCCTGAACGGCCTTGCAAAAGCAACAGGATTTATCCGTTCTGAGATAGGGAAACGCATCCGTCTTCGTAAAACACCGGAGATTTACTTTGAATTTGATGAATCGATCGATTATGGTAACAAAATCGAACGACTTCTTGCAGATTTAAATCAAGCGGATGAGTAG